DNA sequence from the Desulfobacterales bacterium genome:
TAGAATGCTCCATAACAAAAGAAGAAAGAATGGTTATTATACACTCCATTGGACATCTTGATAATGGGGCTGACGCAGTAAACGATATTCTACAAAAATGTGTAAATGCCGACCCTTTGCTTTTCATGAAGTCCAAACTTCGAGGTAACCCAGTAAGCTGTCCAAGAATAAGGTCAAGAATTCCAGAAATAACTTCTAAAACAGCATGCAACTGCCAATTCGATCCTTCTATTAATCTTTATCCAACTCCCCTGCTCCATGTCTATGCTATGAAATCTGGAAATCAAGCTGTTGCTAAAACTACCCCAACTGGCATGGCCGCTGATTCTGTTCACTTCCATAATATTCTTGATGAATATGTAAAATTAAAAAAACAAGCACGAGAAGTTGATATCCTTATAAAAAAATCTGAATCACAAATTAATGACTTCTTTGAACAAGCTGGAATAGATTCATTTTCAACATCAATAGGAGAATTAAAAAGAATAAAAAAAGAAGATGAAACCTATTCATTTTCATTGAATATTTAACATTCTATTTAGCTTATTGATACTATTATCAATAAGCTAAATCAATGACTAAGGCTAAAAGTATTAAATGTAGCTATAAAATATTTTTATTATTGATATTCTTATCAATAAAGTAAAGTTTATAATATGAGCGTTCTTTATATTAGTGACCAAGGTGCATTTTTAAGAAAAGAAGGAGATCGTCTTGTTGTCCAAAAGGCAAGGGAAATTATCCAGTCAGTTCATTATTTCAAAATAGACCAAATTGTTCTCATGGGTAATATATCCATATCTCCAGCTATGATTTCATTTTTATTGGATCAAGGAATTGATACTGTTTTTATGTCAATTTATGGCAGATATAGAGGCAGGCTAATATCCCAATTTGGAAAAAATATTGATTTAAGAGTCGCTCAATTTCGCAAAATGGAAAATAGTGCAGTAAAATTGGCCATTGCTAAAAAATACGTTAAAGGAAAGCTTGAAAATTTCAGAATTCTTCTAAGAAAATATAATAAAAAAATTCAAAGTGAAGAAATAGTATCAGCTCTAAATATGATACGCGCCATGTTAAGGCAGGTAGATAATGCAGATACGATTCAACAACTAACAGGAATGGAAGGCAAAGGCTCAGCCGCTTATTTTGGAGTCTTTGGAAAATTAATAAAAGCTGAAAATATTGTATTTAACGGGCGTAACAGGCGCCCCCCAAAAGACGCTGTTAATGTTCTTTTAAGTCTTGGATACACTCTGCTTAGAAATGCCATCCAAACTCAAATCAATATTGTAGGCCTTGATCCATTTTTAGCTTGTCTCCATAGCGTTGAATATGGACGGGCATCTTTAGCTGATGATTTAATGGAAGAATTCAGACCAGTAATCGTCGATCCTCTTGTATTGATACTTTTGAACAAAAAAATTATACGCTATACAGATTTTTATAAACCAGATGAACAAGAACCCGCTGCATTTGATTTTGCTGAAGAATATCCTGATAAAAATGGATATCCAATAATTCTTACTCATACTGGCATGAAAAAATTTATAACTCATTTTTCGAGCTATATAAATCAAACTGTTTTATACCTTCCCCAAGGCAAAATGCTTACATATAAAAATATTTTCCTTGAACAGGTAAGGCTTTTAGCTCGACAATTAAAAGATGAAGATGAATACACGCCTTATATTATGAGGTAAAAAAAATATGTTTGTGGTAATAGCTTATGATATTGTTGATGACAAAAAAAGAACCAAAATAGCTAAAATTCTAAAAAATTTTGGTGACAGAGTTCAAAAAAGCGTTTTTGAATGCGATGTAAATGATAAACAATTTCTCGCTTTGAAATCAATGATTGAAAAAAAAATTAATTTTAATGAAGACAGTGTTAGATATTATTTTCTATGTGCTAATTGTAAAAAGAACATAGAAGTTTCAGGCTTAGGCTCAGTAAAAGAATATGATGATGTGATAATTGTATAAAGCCTAAAAACTTGTTCATTTTTAATATATTGATTTAAAAGAACTAAATCAATATGAAACACTTTTTGAGACATATTTTTTTAAAATAGATTATTTAAATATTTTAAGTATTTAAACTAAAAATCTCATATTAGTAATTATTTTAATATATTATAACATTGTTTTGTTCTTTGACATAAATCAATAATTTTGGTCAGTTATAAAAAAAATGGTACCATGATTTTCATATTTTACAAAAATGAGTTAAGTCATTGAAATTATTAAAAAGTGTAAAAATAGATGTTACTCTCTTTAATTGCCTGATAATATTATATATTTACAAAATCATAATTTTATTTTTAATCATAGGGGGGTACCCCCCTATAGATGTTCCAAAACCCCCTAAAAAAAATATTGATTTCAAATATTTAATATGGTAAGGGTAGAAATCCA
Encoded proteins:
- the cas1 gene encoding CRISPR-associated endonuclease Cas1, whose translation is MSVLYISDQGAFLRKEGDRLVVQKAREIIQSVHYFKIDQIVLMGNISISPAMISFLLDQGIDTVFMSIYGRYRGRLISQFGKNIDLRVAQFRKMENSAVKLAIAKKYVKGKLENFRILLRKYNKKIQSEEIVSALNMIRAMLRQVDNADTIQQLTGMEGKGSAAYFGVFGKLIKAENIVFNGRNRRPPKDAVNVLLSLGYTLLRNAIQTQINIVGLDPFLACLHSVEYGRASLADDLMEEFRPVIVDPLVLILLNKKIIRYTDFYKPDEQEPAAFDFAEEYPDKNGYPIILTHTGMKKFITHFSSYINQTVLYLPQGKMLTYKNIFLEQVRLLARQLKDEDEYTPYIMR
- the cas2 gene encoding CRISPR-associated endonuclease Cas2, whose translation is MFVVIAYDIVDDKKRTKIAKILKNFGDRVQKSVFECDVNDKQFLALKSMIEKKINFNEDSVRYYFLCANCKKNIEVSGLGSVKEYDDVIIV